The following are encoded together in the Candidatus Aminicenantes bacterium genome:
- a CDS encoding glycosyltransferase family 39 protein, with translation MDRETNSTNRNKKIFWAFVFSFFAVLILPRLISQDMFLDGMTYAAIARNQSENRGGFWNPHYSETIYPVFFEQPPLGIWLQSLAFRIFGDSPDVEFLWGVGCGLIILLLLFAIWRTIIQDHLPAPGEWWPACIFLAIPLTSWTLANNLLENTMTCFILLGAWTGLRALLSSTRIAQAAWAAFSGLMLAMAILTKGLPAAFILAIPIAAATLRKRPLGPALRVTAMMALVSLFTLWIVLKCGGEPAVHFVKHYVSNQLIRSLKGQRETSISQFFLLKKLFMELLLPVLLCIVLTFLMRKHNPGTNTTQRPDNKNAAIFLSIAMMASLPLLISPKQLGWYLFPSLPFWAMGIAAVFPLPALKIEASIADRPGRSKKAAFVSLILFIIAAGGTLLFKGKMVLRNKELFADMDYRSGMLPQGQKITVYPRTLVSDWFVVAYMQRFLKASLTAEVGNPYCLVDGSAGGDVAPLGCHPLSAKKVQKYFLCVNDRPDEKPLKQ, from the coding sequence GTGGATCGCGAAACAAATTCAACAAACAGAAATAAAAAAATTTTTTGGGCGTTTGTTTTCTCGTTTTTTGCCGTCCTGATTCTGCCTCGCCTTATTTCCCAGGATATGTTCTTGGACGGCATGACTTATGCCGCCATCGCCCGCAACCAGTCCGAAAACCGGGGAGGGTTCTGGAATCCGCATTATAGCGAAACCATATACCCTGTTTTTTTCGAACAACCCCCGCTTGGCATATGGCTGCAATCTCTGGCGTTTCGCATATTTGGCGACTCCCCGGATGTGGAGTTTCTTTGGGGGGTGGGTTGCGGGCTGATAATTTTGCTTTTGCTGTTTGCCATCTGGCGAACGATTATTCAAGATCATCTCCCCGCCCCCGGAGAATGGTGGCCCGCATGCATATTTCTTGCAATCCCGTTGACGTCTTGGACCCTGGCCAACAATCTCCTTGAGAATACCATGACATGCTTCATTCTTCTGGGCGCATGGACCGGATTGAGGGCGCTTCTCAGCAGCACGCGGATAGCCCAAGCGGCTTGGGCGGCTTTTTCCGGATTGATGTTGGCAATGGCCATTCTTACCAAAGGGCTTCCAGCCGCCTTCATATTGGCCATCCCGATTGCTGCGGCGACGCTCAGGAAAAGACCCCTGGGGCCCGCCCTGAGGGTTACCGCCATGATGGCCCTGGTTTCTCTTTTCACTCTCTGGATAGTCCTAAAATGCGGGGGAGAGCCGGCGGTTCATTTTGTCAAGCATTACGTCTCCAATCAACTGATCCGTAGTCTGAAAGGACAACGGGAAACTTCCATCTCGCAATTCTTCCTTTTAAAAAAGCTATTCATGGAATTATTGTTGCCCGTTCTCCTGTGCATTGTTTTGACATTTCTCATGCGCAAGCATAACCCAGGTACCAATACAACTCAGAGACCGGACAATAAAAATGCCGCCATCTTCCTGTCAATTGCGATGATGGCCAGCCTGCCTTTGCTGATCAGCCCCAAACAGTTGGGGTGGTACCTGTTCCCCAGTTTGCCTTTTTGGGCCATGGGAATAGCCGCCGTTTTTCCCTTACCCGCCTTGAAGATTGAAGCTTCGATTGCAGACCGGCCAGGCCGGTCGAAAAAAGCCGCTTTCGTCTCGCTTATTTTATTCATCATCGCGGCCGGTGGCACGTTGTTGTTCAAAGGGAAAATGGTGCTGCGCAACAAAGAATTATTTGCCGATATGGATTATCGGTCCGGCATGCTGCCTCAAGGCCAAAAGATTACCGTTTATCCCAGGACACTTGTTTCCGATTGGTTCGTAGTGGCTTATATGCAGCGCTTCCTGAAAGCGAGCCTAACGGCAGAAGTTGGGAATCCTTACTGTCTTGTAGACGGTTCCGCTGGCGGCGATGTCGCTCCGCTAGGATGCCATCCCCTATCAGCCAAAAAGGTCCAAAAATACTTCCTTTGCGTAAACGACCGCCCCGATGAAAAGCCGTTGAAACAATAG
- a CDS encoding DUF2079 domain-containing protein, whose product MAFYRQNLFFCNLLLAWLLLFSLLRTAQHFSFATNAWDLSIYDYAMSSTMKGEIMAEPFHGFGWGSHLAVHFTPILFLLAPLYLVFAGPLFLLYIQVLAVGAAALPLYLIAKHELGDGKMALVVPLIFLLYRPLLNGLMYDFHPEMFFPLFIFASYYFLAVRNRRFLFFLFVILALWLKEDFAVYTFFYCGWLAWKTEWKKTAFQAMLLSALYILLTMAVFIPFFQNQVHTGRAYEFITKWQDYGQTPAEIFKQAAAQPLRVLKDVHPLANLARLANYFLPLLLIPFGSSAVLLIIPPLLVGWLSRIPAMAAFGLHYGSALIPFLFLALLLALKRLQKKPGKKPQAARPSWQWLVLAIWLITLGNFKWNLFIPGKYGLIHEYPIIKRSLDLIPKNASVAAQSALIPHLPKRKAIFMLPATGEAEFILLHLWLNPWPMNQPQLLELDKTLRQSEKYQSICCSDAFRLYKKKRN is encoded by the coding sequence AGCACCATGAAAGGGGAGATCATGGCCGAGCCCTTCCATGGCTTCGGTTGGGGCAGCCACCTGGCCGTCCATTTCACCCCGATCCTTTTTTTGCTTGCTCCCTTGTATTTGGTTTTCGCGGGCCCGCTCTTCCTGCTGTACATTCAAGTCCTTGCCGTCGGCGCGGCCGCCTTGCCGCTCTATCTGATCGCCAAGCATGAGCTCGGCGACGGCAAGATGGCCCTGGTTGTGCCGCTGATATTCCTGCTCTACCGGCCGCTGCTCAACGGCTTGATGTACGACTTCCATCCCGAAATGTTCTTCCCGCTGTTCATATTCGCCAGTTACTATTTCTTGGCCGTCCGCAACCGAAGATTCCTCTTTTTTTTGTTTGTCATCCTGGCCCTGTGGCTCAAGGAGGATTTCGCCGTTTATACTTTTTTTTACTGCGGCTGGCTGGCGTGGAAAACGGAATGGAAGAAGACCGCGTTCCAAGCCATGCTATTGAGCGCCCTATACATTCTGCTGACCATGGCCGTCTTCATCCCCTTTTTCCAAAACCAGGTGCATACCGGGCGAGCCTATGAGTTCATCACCAAATGGCAGGATTACGGCCAGACGCCGGCGGAAATTTTTAAGCAGGCCGCGGCCCAGCCGCTGCGCGTGCTCAAGGATGTGCATCCCCTGGCCAATCTCGCCCGGCTGGCGAACTATTTTTTGCCCTTGCTCTTGATACCTTTCGGCTCGTCGGCCGTGCTGCTGATCATCCCGCCCCTGTTGGTGGGCTGGCTCAGCCGCATCCCGGCCATGGCCGCCTTCGGGCTACATTACGGCTCAGCGCTGATCCCTTTCCTGTTCCTTGCCCTGCTGCTGGCCTTGAAGCGCCTGCAAAAAAAACCCGGCAAAAAACCGCAAGCGGCACGTCCATCGTGGCAGTGGCTGGTTCTGGCGATATGGCTGATCACTCTGGGGAACTTCAAATGGAACCTTTTCATTCCAGGGAAATACGGGCTCATCCATGAATATCCCATCATCAAGCGCAGCCTGGATTTGATTCCAAAAAACGCCTCGGTCGCCGCCCAATCGGCACTCATCCCCCATCTCCCCAAGCGCAAAGCAATCTTCATGCTGCCTGCGACCGGCGAGGCAGAATTTATCCTGTTGCACCTATGGCTTAATCCATGGCCAATGAATCAGCCTCAATTGCTAGAGTTGGACAAGACCCTGCGCCAATCGGAAAAATACCAAAGCATCTGTTGCTCCGATGCCTTTAGGCTTTACAAAAAGAAAAGGAATTGA
- a CDS encoding cellulase family glycosylhydrolase yields MKKLQLGAGLILMAAIQLAAITISPLPYGINVHLTKNEVLAKVKAAGITWIRVDVNWPQIEGSKGDFNFTELDRVATYAEANGLSVYATIAYTPGWANGNVGFNYPAADINEWKNFVATIVTRYKTKIKYWGIWNEPNLREFFGFGKDIFVQNVLLPAVQTIRTVDPSAFIVGPELAHLTSSGVEWYFWMKYILDNAGGYFDIISHHIYEDLGVYVMYELLEQGDHLIPAVKQIIEESGQGGKPFWITETGWETSKFSEPMQSLRYLDMLQTRARKDYPQKIFFYEIIDDPNSANRPFGILRSNGEAKPAYDTYRDFIAGLIPDPGNSDDTQTNKKCYAEQAITPAADKAQSLKKLRDARDDLRGFSASARNAVQIYYELNEEFSKIALADSRVANLGREILALTLQIVSFDQGLDVSKPLPDKLFRKTADLVGILSREYAETPIGPLALLLDKNVAVIGQTPLRDLLEFYLKDDMSTLKRIP; encoded by the coding sequence ATGAAAAAGTTGCAACTAGGCGCGGGCCTAATCTTGATGGCAGCGATCCAGTTGGCGGCCATCACCATCTCCCCCCTGCCTTACGGCATCAATGTGCACCTAACCAAGAACGAGGTCCTGGCTAAGGTCAAGGCGGCGGGAATCACCTGGATCCGCGTCGACGTCAACTGGCCGCAGATCGAAGGCAGCAAAGGCGATTTCAATTTCACCGAACTGGATCGGGTGGCGACCTACGCCGAGGCCAACGGCCTGTCCGTCTACGCCACCATCGCCTACACTCCGGGTTGGGCCAATGGCAATGTGGGCTTCAACTACCCGGCCGCCGACATCAACGAGTGGAAGAATTTCGTCGCCACGATCGTCACCCGCTACAAGACGAAGATCAAATACTGGGGCATCTGGAACGAACCCAACCTGAGGGAATTTTTCGGTTTCGGTAAAGACATCTTCGTCCAGAATGTATTGCTGCCGGCCGTACAGACGATCCGCACCGTCGACCCGTCCGCGTTTATCGTCGGACCAGAACTGGCCCACCTGACAAGCAGCGGGGTCGAATGGTACTTCTGGATGAAATACATCCTGGACAACGCCGGCGGCTATTTCGACATCATTTCCCATCATATTTACGAAGATCTGGGCGTGTATGTCATGTACGAACTGCTGGAGCAAGGCGACCATCTCATCCCGGCAGTGAAGCAGATCATCGAGGAATCGGGCCAAGGCGGCAAGCCGTTCTGGATCACCGAGACGGGCTGGGAAACCAGCAAATTCTCCGAACCCATGCAGTCCCTCCGCTATTTGGACATGCTGCAGACCCGGGCCCGTAAGGATTATCCGCAAAAGATATTCTTCTACGAGATCATCGACGATCCCAATTCAGCCAATCGGCCCTTCGGAATTCTGCGCAGCAACGGCGAAGCCAAGCCGGCATATGACACATACCGTGACTTCATTGCCGGGCTCATCCCCGATCCGGGCAACAGCGACGACACCCAAACGAACAAAAAATGCTACGCCGAGCAAGCCATCACACCCGCGGCGGACAAGGCCCAGTCCCTGAAAAAATTGCGCGACGCGCGCGATGATCTGAGAGGGTTTTCGGCCAGCGCCCGGAATGCGGTACAAATTTATTATGAGTTGAACGAGGAATTTTCAAAAATCGCCCTGGCCGATTCCCGCGTCGCGAACCTGGGAAGGGAGATACTGGCGCTGACATTGCAAATCGTCAGCTTTGACCAAGGGCTCGATGTCAGCAAGCCGTTGCCCGATAAATTGTTTCGCAAGACCGCTGACCTGGTCGGGATTCTGAGCCGTGAATACGCCGAAACGCCAATCGGGCCGCTGGCCTTGCTGCTGGATAAGAATGTGGCGGTCATTGGGCAGACGCCGCTGCGCGACTTACTGGAGTTTTATCTCAAGGATGACATGTCGACGCTGAAAAGAATCCCGTAA
- a CDS encoding endonuclease Q family protein has translation MGFYADLHIHSRYSRGTSKTLDLTQLASWAALKGITVLGSGDFTHPLWFSCLKNELRESAQGLFALKTVGSGVLFMLTSEISLIYKKKDRVRKIHLLILASSLAAVEKINSSLGRRFNLKSDGRPILGISARDLSAQILDLDDQAMIIPAHIWTPWFSLLGSRSGFDSLEECFEDYSPQIHAVETGLSADPPMLASVSSLRRLTFLSNSDAHSAGNLGREANELSCDLSYAGIAQAIRNGSISRTIEFFPEGGKYHYDGHRKCAVSLAPAAAEKTNGLCPNCGKPLTQGVMHRVRELADGKGESRVPFAYQIPLKQILAQMLTCGEAAQKVERYYLSLIGRFGSEFHLLQRATIGEISKRDEPLAVAIQAMRENRVSRVAGYDGVYGKIALDLKHNQ, from the coding sequence ATGGGCTTTTACGCCGATCTCCATATCCATTCGCGCTACTCGCGCGGAACTTCAAAAACGCTGGATCTGACCCAGCTGGCATCCTGGGCTGCGCTCAAGGGGATTACGGTTCTGGGCAGCGGTGATTTCACCCATCCGCTCTGGTTCTCCTGCCTTAAAAACGAGCTCAGGGAGAGCGCCCAAGGTCTGTTCGCGCTGAAAACCGTTGGCAGCGGAGTCCTTTTCATGCTGACTTCGGAAATATCCCTGATTTACAAAAAAAAAGACAGGGTGCGCAAGATCCACCTGCTCATCCTGGCTTCTTCGCTCGCTGCGGTTGAAAAGATCAATTCCAGCCTGGGCCGGCGTTTTAATTTGAAGTCGGACGGACGGCCCATTTTGGGCATTTCGGCCCGCGACTTGAGCGCACAAATCCTGGATCTAGACGACCAGGCCATGATCATCCCGGCCCACATCTGGACCCCCTGGTTCTCACTGCTGGGATCCCGGTCCGGCTTTGACAGCTTGGAAGAATGCTTCGAGGACTACTCCCCCCAGATTCACGCCGTGGAAACCGGTTTATCGGCCGATCCGCCCATGCTGGCCTCGGTATCATCGCTGCGACGGCTGACATTTCTTTCCAATTCCGATGCCCATTCGGCCGGCAACCTCGGCCGCGAAGCCAACGAGCTGTCATGCGACCTGAGTTATGCCGGCATCGCCCAGGCCATCCGCAACGGCAGCATCAGCCGGACCATCGAATTTTTCCCGGAAGGGGGCAAATACCATTACGACGGCCACCGCAAATGCGCGGTCTCCCTGGCTCCAGCCGCTGCCGAGAAAACCAATGGCCTATGTCCGAATTGTGGCAAGCCGCTGACCCAGGGGGTCATGCACCGCGTGCGCGAGCTTGCCGATGGGAAAGGAGAAAGCCGCGTTCCTTTCGCCTACCAAATCCCGCTGAAACAGATCCTGGCCCAGATGCTCACGTGCGGAGAAGCCGCCCAGAAAGTTGAACGCTATTACCTTTCGTTGATCGGCCGTTTCGGTTCCGAGTTTCACCTGCTGCAGCGGGCCACGATTGGGGAAATATCCAAACGCGACGAGCCGCTGGCCGTGGCCATCCAGGCCATGCGCGAAAACCGCGTCAGCCGCGTCGCGGGTTATGACGGCGTCTACGGGAAAATCGCCCTGGATCTCAAACATAATCAATAA